Part of the Kiritimatiellia bacterium genome, CACCGAGCACGCCCATCGCGGTCGACGGGTTGCAGTCGGAGTCCTGGCCGCATCGCATCGAAATCATGATGGTGTTCGCAGGATCGGACTCCCCGTAGAGCAGGCCGACCAGCACATACGCGCCGTTGATCCGAGCATCGATGCCGCCGTTCGAGCCGCGTTCCTTTCCGAGGCGCCACTTCTGCTGGCAGCGCTTCCACGTGGTCTGCCAGTCGCGAGGAGATTCCGCATGCCAAGCGAGAACATCCCGCACCATCGCCGCGTAGTCGCTGCCGGCCGGAATCGCGGCGAGCGCCGCTTCAACGATCCGGCGCGGCTCCCGCTGGAAAAACGCCTCCGCGTACATCGCTCCGACGAACTGCCCCGCGTAGACGCCGTCGCCGTAGTTCATCAGCCGGCCGAAAAGCCAGCCGAGGTCCACCGCGGCCTGGGAAAGACCCGGCGCAACCAGGCCCGAAAAGTCGGCCTCAATCTGATAATCAATGTCGTTCGGGCAGGGGTTGAACGCCGGATGCCCCGAATCGGGCGGCGCGATGCCGCGGCGCAGATTGTTCCGCCCCGCCCGGTTCGCACACCACAGCCGGTACTCCGAGTTCGCGAATGCGATGCCGGCCTCTCGGATGGGCGGTTCGATGCCAAACTTCTCCATCACCTCGAGAAACGTCATCTCGACATAGAGATCGTCCTGGCCGAACGCGTCGTTGATCATCGCGTCGGACCATGTCGGCACCCGGTCCGCCGGAATGATCGCATCTTTCCACTTGAACTCCGTCGGCGCCCCCCACGCGACGCCCGCCATCTGGCCCAGCCAGCCCGCCTCCATCCGTTGCCGGTATTCGCGCACCGGCAGCCGCCGCTCGCCC contains:
- a CDS encoding ADP-ribosylglycohydrolase family protein; amino-acid sequence: MSTQRWTRGNGWIWIALLLTSVAGAGERRLPVREYRQRMEAGWLGQMAGVAWGAPTEFKWKDAIIPADRVPTWSDAMINDAFGQDDLYVEMTFLEVMEKFGIEPPIREAGIAFANSEYRLWCANRAGRNNLRRGIAPPDSGHPAFNPCPNDIDYQIEADFSGLVAPGLSQAAVDLGWLFGRLMNYGDGVYAGQFVGAMYAEAFFQREPRRIVEAALAAIPAGSDYAAMVRDVLAWHAESPRDWQTTWKRCQQKWRLGKERGSNGGIDARINGAYVLVGLLYGESDPANTIMISMRCGQDSDCNPSTAMGVLGVALGLEGLPAGWRTALDRSRTFAHTPYTFDRLLDACERLARQIVVRHGGRIENGPEGDVLVVPDAPPRPSPLLRSWEPDAPTGAVFTPEELDRLRFAAVRNPLRGWTIRDCGPEMDPGFRLEWAGRRGVWVTHPLDSRTGCSLIREVELPPAGGRLVIEVGHHPKGDFELIVRVAGEEVLRTVVGDATATEGWLATSLDLARWAGRRVTIEVVNHPNNWSHEAAYWSRLQIEL